The Moorena producens PAL-8-15-08-1 genomic interval CCCGTTATATCCTTGGGACGCTTCTGAAACAAGAAAACCTCTGGATGATTGATTCAGCTAGTGCGTCTCCTTATAGCTAGAAACTGGTGGCCAACACCAGGTTATGATATAGATTAGTAGCCAAAGACTAACTAATCGAAACTAATAACCTAATAACCGATGGATGGATATGGCTGGAAGCTCCACCCCTGCACCGGACAACGGAAGTTCAGTAGCACTCTTTCTCAGGAGAAGGACAAAGGCTTCCGTTCGCGTAGCGTGGCCCAAAGGCCATAAGAAAGTAAAAAACATTGTCAACAAGTCGAATTATGGAGCTAAGATAAAGGCAGAAAAACTTGCACCAATTCTAATAGGTGCCCTTGACCATGGCGAATTAAATTCGCCACGGGTCGCACCTGAGCATGGCAAACTGATCACCGCTCCTGCAAAATCGACACTCCAATACACTCCCTCTGGTTCCTTAGAAACCGTGCCTTCAACGTCTTCAATCAGGATAAAAAGCAGAAGTCACTCGGCGAAGGAATTAGTCACAAGGTCTTTTACAACAGTCTTCTGGAAGTAAAACGGACACATCAACCTCAAAGGTAACTAAAAGGGAATAAGTCCCCCTAGGATCGAGGCCTAACCTATTGGAGTTAGATAAAATCTAAGCTCTATGATAGAGTAAAATTAAAAATCGTAGGCAAAACAACCTATCAAATACAAACCTATATTTAGATACTGCGAATTAGCATTTGTCTTATGACTAACTGATTCAGAAGCGAATAGTAGCAGGTGCTTACAAATTTTTTCCGATATCCACCCTAAGGTAATACTAGTTAAGAGGTTTTGCGTTTTATTCGATAGTAATTATGTCCCATCATCTCATCTTCAGAGAATCACGGACTCAGGTTTATGTACCTGTGAAAATTGCATCCTCACCTCCATCTACCAATCCCAAGACTTCTGTCTCTGCTGGGCAACTGGGGAGTTTGAATCATTGGATGTTTGTGTCTATTGGACTAGCTTTAGTGGTGATTGGATTAGTGCTGTATGGTAAGCTCCAATTCAAGGATAAGGACAAAAAGCTGAAATTGGAGCAGTATAAAACTGCTGATCTTAGGAAAAAGTTAAAGCTGGCGCTTAATACTATCCGGAAAATGGAATCCAATCCTGATTTGGTTCACTCGCGGGAATTTAATCTGGACTACCTCAGAATGCGAATGGAAGAAGAAGTATTCCACTTTGCAGTTATCAATCAAATTAAAATTAGAATAAAACAGTTAATCAGTATAGCATTACGACCTACTCAAGACTCTAGAAATGTTATCGGTGTTGCTAGTACGTCAGGTCGTCAAATTAATGAAACATTTGATGTTAAGTACGAAACAGAAATTCGAGGTAAACGCAGTGTGGGAGTGCTTTTCCGCATTCAAGTTAAATTAATGAAATTACCCACTCAACGCACCTCGGCAACCGTTAGCCAAATTATTGACTGTATAGAAACATTTCTTAGTCCAGATGCAGAAAATGATACCTGGCAACCAACAATTCAAGGACGTATTGTTTGCATGCGTTGGGATCAAAAGGCAAAACCAACGCCATTATTAGTATTGGAACAATCTACTGAAGGGGTTAATGTGACTCTAAGAACCAAACGGGTTGGGATGACGTAATACCAATTTTATTCATAGTAGTTCTTAATGGTTTTAGGGAATAGGGAGTAGGGAGTAGGAAGTGTGGGGAGATGGGGAGATAGGGAGATGGGGAGATAAAATTGGTATTAGCAATTAGCCATTAGCCATTAGTCATTACTGATTACCAATTACCGATTACCAATTACCGATTTCCCAAGCTTTGTCTTGATGCAGCGCGGTCATGGGCACGTTGCTGAATTAAGGAATGAATGCGCAATCATCTGGTGCATGTTAAAGCCCCCTAAATCCCCCAATTTTGCGGGACGCAAGAACGTCTTATTCCCCCCAGAATTGGGGGGTTAGGGGGGCAAAACCATACCCAGAATCAGCAACGCCGTCATGGGGGAAACCACGGCAGTTGCTGGGGGAACGGCAGTCGCTCATGGTTTTGGGTCTGTGTGCGGACACAGGTTCCGCACCTGTCTTGATGCAGTCGCTCATGGGGGAAACCCCCTTTGGCGGCGCTGCATCGTTGTAAGCCCCGTGGAAACCCCCTTTGGCGGCGCTGCCTCCCCAAGACCGCACTGCCTCCCCAAGACCGCGCTGCCTCCCCAAGACCGCGCTGCACCGCTGCTCCCTGCTCCCTGTTCCCAGATCCGCTGTTCCCTTTGCTATATAGGGTGCCTTATTAAGGCACCCTACTATTTATAGAGTTTGGTTTCCAGTTTGAGGTAAGTCCTCTTTGGGTATTCCTTAACCAATTTTTTAAACAGGCTTTAATAATCTTTATGCAGCTAATAAATTGATTTCGATACTATAGATAATAAACGAGTAAAATACTCACAATGTTTATTAATCCTAGGGGGTGGTTCGGGAAGATTATTCCTTCCCATACACCAAATCAGTATACAGATATTTCTACAAAGAAAGATACATCATCACAGGATAACACTCCGTTAAAACCAGCTAGATTAGGTTTCCTACTAGCTGTTTTTTTTCCCCTATTCGGAGCAATTTCAACAGCTCGGGATGGGGAGGGAGTGCAACGGATGGAAAAACAAACCCAAACTTGGTTTTTCAAACTTAGGGGTCCGGTGACTGGCCCAGACAATATAGTGATTTTGGCAATTGATGAGGAGTCTCTGAATTTAAATCAATCCTATGATGATAATGATGAGTCTCAAGCACTAACTGATTTAGAACTTATCAAGAGCTGGCCCTGGAAACGAGCTGCTTATGCTAAAGCGATTGAGCGTGTAATGGCTGCTGGAGCTAAGTCTGTTGCCGTCAGTATTGTGTTAGATAGTCCCAGTAGTTACGGTAAGGCAGATGATCAACGGTTGAGAGAGGTGCTAGAAAATTATGGCGAAAAGGTTACTCTGGCCGCTATATATGATACTTACGAAACTGTTGAAGGTGAGGCTATCAAGCTAGTTAAGCCAAATTCTTTGTTTGAGACACCCCAGCTATCTGTAGGTTCGATTAATTATCCCATTGAGCCAGATGGCAGAATCTATCGTCTAGCCAATCAGTTTCCCAAAGTTTGGGCTAAGAATAATCCAGAATTGGCAGAAACATCTGATCAGCTGATTTTTACAGTACCTTCCTTTAATGAGGCTACCTTGGCAGCTGCTCAGGAATCAGGACTGAAGACGAAGCCCAAACCAGAGAATATTTTCTTCTACGGTTCGGATGCATTTAGATCTATTCCCTTCTGGTATGTCTTAGATGATAATCGCTGGCACACTCGCCTAGACGATGGTAAGTATTTCCAAGACAAGATTGTGTTAATTGGACCAACTGCTAGCTCATTACCAGATTTTCATCGGACTCCTGTGTCCGATAGAATGGCTGGGGTAGAAATCAATGCTAATGCGATCGCAACACTACTCGAAGGTCGTACCATTGTTCAAGCAATTCCCAATCCTATCCACAGAGGAGTGTTGATCTTCTTGGGGGTTAATGTCGTCAGGTACTTATTCAGTCGGATTAAGCGATGGCAAGTTTGCCTAGGCTGGACAGTGCTCGGGGTAATCACTTGGGGAGAAATCAGTTATCTATTTTTCGTGTATGAGGGGCTAATTTTGCCTACAGCAGTCCCTATAGTTAACATAACTCTCAGTGGTGTTTTCTGTAGCGCTATGGGAGCAATGCAAGACCTGAAGAATAAACAGCAACTACGCCAAACTCTCAAACATTACGTTTCTGCCCCCATTGTTCAAGAAATTATCTCTGGACAAGATGATTTACGCAATTTGCTGGAGGAAAGGGAAGAAGAACTATTTGCTACTAAGTTAAGTGGACGCTATCAAATCATCAAACGACTTAGTGCTGGAGGATTTGGCGAAACCTTTATTGCTGAAGACACCCAGCGACCGGGAAATCCGCACTGTGTGGTCAAACAGCTCAAACCTGCTAGCAATAATCCTCAACACTGGCAACTGGCTCGACGCTTATTTCAAACGGAAGCAGAAATTCTCGAAAAGTTGGGCAAACATCACCAAATCCCTGAGCTGTTAGCCTATTTTGATGAAAATCAAGAATTTTATCTAGTTGAAGAGTTTATTAAAGGTCATCCTCTCAGCGATGAGTTACCAGCGAAACCTATTCCTGAAGCCAACGTCATTGCCATAGTGGTAGATATTCTAAAGGTATTGCAGTTTGTCCACAGTCACAGTGTGATTCACCGAGATATTAAACCCGATAATCTAATTCGGCGCAAATCAGATCAGAAGCTGGTGCTAATTGACTTTGGCGCTGTTAAAGAAATTACTAATCAATTGCATTCAAGACGAAACCTGACTAATTTCACTGTCGCCATTGGTACTAAAGGTTATATGCCTAATGAACAAGCTGTGGGTAGTCCAAGATTTAACAGTGATATTTATGCTACAGGTATGATTGCTGTGCGATCGCTTACTGGCATAATTCCTAGCAAATTACCCACAGATCCCATAAGTGGAGACGTAATTTGGCTCGATAAGGCACAGGTCAGTCCTGAATTAGCTACAGTGGTCAACAAAATGGTGCGCTATAGCTTCCGAAGTCGCTACCAGTCCGCTGAGGAGGTATTAGAAGCACTGAAACCTTTAACCAAAACCTTGCCAACATTCTCGTTTAGTAGCCTTGATTCATCGGTAGCGCTAGAATCTGAGGCTTCCACCGTGCCAGCACCACAGAAAACCATGGTTGATAGTGACTGTTCGAGTTCACAGAAAACTGTTCCGTTGTCGGAATCTACCACAGTGCTAGAGGAGGAAACCATGGTTGATAGTGACTGTTCGAGTTCACAGAAAACTGTTTCGTTGTCGGAATCTACCACAGTGCTAGAGTCTAAGGAAACCTTATTCTAGTGATTATCCCTCTTCTGTCACTCTCCGAGCAGTAAAATAAGAGAATAAACAGATTGGGTAGCTCAAAAGTAGATAGGGCAATGGATGTAGAGTTACAGATTCTCAAACATAGTGCCAGAGATGCACAACCAACAGTTTCGGTTATTGATCAATATTGTGAGGCTTATAAAGACCTGTTTTCAGAAGTAAGAAGTTATGAATGTTTCAAATATTTACATTTAGGAATAATCTCACCGATAAAGAGAAAGTCGCTACCAGAAATAGCTAAGGTAGTAGGCATAAAATCTGCTCAGTCACTCCATCATTTTTTAGCCAATTCTCCTTGGTCAGCGACTGAATTAAAATCCCGAAGATTAAGTCGGATGCTCAAAGCATTAAACTCGGAAAAAATCACGGTAATAATTGATGAAACCGGGGATAGAAAGAAAGGGAAAAAAACGGACTATGTAGCAAGGCAATATCTAGGAAGTATCGGAAAAGTAGATAATGGAATAGTGTCAGTTAATGCTTACGGGGTGTATCAAAATATAACATTTCCATTGGTAGGCAAAATCTTCAAACCAAGAGGAACATTAAAATGGGAAGATAAGTACAAAACTAAAATAGAGTTAGCCTCAGAAATCCTAGAAGAATTAGTAGAAGAAGGATTAAATATAGAACGAGTATTAGCGGATAGTCTGTATGGTGAAAGTAGCCAGTTTATTAGAACATTAGAGAAAACTAAATTGTCTTATGTAGTAGCAATTAGGAGTAATCATGGAGTCTGGATGCCAAGTGAACAGAGGGTTAGAGCGAATAAGTGGTGTAAATTTACCAGAACATTTAGTAATCAAAAATCCGAAACTAGATACATTAGAGAAATAGTATATGGAAAAAAGAGAGCCATAACTTACTGGGAAATAACCACAGACCCAAAAACTATGCCAGAGAATGGAACATCTTTTGTGATGACTAATTTGAAAGGTAATCTCAAGAAAATCTTGGGAGATTTGTATGGATTAAGAACATGGGTAGAGTATGCTTTTCGTCAGTGTAAACAAGAATTAGGATGGACAGATTACCGTTTTACTAAGTTTAAGGATATCGAAAAATGGTGGGAAATAATTTTTTGTGTGTACACCATGATTAGTTTAAATTCTCCAGCTTTTTTATCTTTAAATAAATCGACAGAAGTAGCCAATAAGGTGAAAGATGCTGATGATATCCAGGTGAGTAATCATCAACAATGGAATCATAAAGGTGGATGGAAGAATGTGTTAAACAATTTTCGTTTACTGATTCAACCAATTATGATGTTATGGATTATTTTTCCCTGGTTAGATATTTTGCCTAATAGTAAATTATTGCTGGGATTGAATCAGCTAATTAGTGAAATTAATCAATATCAATTCTTTTTTAATTCTGGATAATCTGACTTATTTGTTAATCATTGAATTCGGAGAGTGACAGAAGAGGGTTATAGCGGTTTTTAATTAGGTGAGGTACAAATTTTGGAGTTTTAGGGAACAGGGAACAGGGAACAGGGACCAGGGAACAGGGAACAGGGAAAAAATCCTGTGTACCTCATTAGGCTGTAAACCGCTAGAGTCAGTCAATAGGGCAGTTGAATGTTGAGTGTCCACTTTCAAGATTAAACCTTCAACCTTCAACCTAGCAACCTGGTAACCTTGAACCTTCAACCTGCTAACCTTAAGCCACTGCTAGAGGATTCAACCATCGCAAAATTTCTCGTTGCAAGCGATTTAAATCGCGATAGACTTCTTGCTTGACCCACTGACCTACGGCATCCAATGGGGTAAACACTGCCCCTGGGTTTAAGGTGACATCTTGCCCTAAAGGTGTTAAATGATTTCCTGGTATCCGCTGTAGGACAACCATATTTGGAAAACGTTTCTGTAAGGCTTGGGTCAAGCTAACACTTTGGTCAATCTCGTCATCAGTGAATTTAATCAGTAAATTACGCTGGATTTGATAGCGTTGAGTAATCAGAGAGTTAGTTTCTTGGGGTGAGGGAGTAAACTCGACCTGGAAGATAGGATTGAGGTTTAACTGTTCCATAAAGGGAATGGCACGGTCAGCGGAATAGTTGTTATAGGAAATCAAGATATTACCAGCTCGTTCTACACTGAAGAGGCTGCCAATCAACAAATGTAGTTTGCACCCCATGCTGTGGCCGATACCATAGATGGGTAGATACCGTTTCCGTAAAGCATTAGTTCCCTGTAAGCGATTGAGAGTAGTCTCGAAGCGGTTGAGTACATCTCGTGCGATCGCAATATGGTCGAGGGTATTCACAAACGGTGTCGCAATCACTGCATACCGTTGAGCTGCTAATTTTTCCAGTAACAATCGGTAAGTTACGTGGGGTGCTGTAGCAATAAACGCCCCACCCAGGAAATGGATAATCCCGGTGGGACGATTGGGGATTAAAACCCAGTTACCAGATATCTCTTGCCAGTCCATGCCATACTCTATAGGGTTTACTTCTTTTATTGTAAAGATGTTTGTAGAGTACTCTAGAGTATGGTATTAATCTAGTAATATCTAGAAGTTAAGAATTCTGAATTTACAATTCAGAATTCTCTTGACCTGGTACCATTAGTCGAAATTCATAAGTGTTGGGAGTAGACAATAATTCTGCACCCCTAGGATTAAGGTATCGCCCGTTTAATTTTAACTTCATGCGACTCTTGAAGCTAGCAGCGCAGTAGCTAGGATTAGTATTAGCTCCAGGTGTGAAAGAAATCCTGTATTGAATTTCTCCTAGTGTAGGGTAGGCTTCGATATTAGGGAAATCTTGAGTAACACTAGTCATATCTTCAATTATTAACTCTTTACCGCACTCATTAATAATTTGCTTGTTAGAAGCTAAGGCTTGAATTGCCGAGGTAATAAATTCTGATGCGGTGTTGATATCACCAGTAACTGGTTCTTGAGCATTTAACCCTGAAGCAAAAGCGAAAACCATAGCAGTTGCAGCAGCAATTAACGTATTTTTTACCTTCATCTTAAGCCTCGTTTAGTTGAGATTGATTATGAGCACACAGTTGAGAACAAATCTTGAGTGCCCATGACAATTAGCACTGCTAATGGTGCAGTATCAGGAAAACTGGTTAGCAGCACTTATCCATACAATTCCCCAAAGTGTCTAGTTAGGGAACAGTCTATAGGCAACTATGGGTAGAGGGGAGATGAAGAAGATGAGGACTAGTGATTTTATAAAAAAAGCTATACTTAATAGATAGATTTCCAACTATTTTGAATGAGATTGAGACTTTATTAGCTTCTGACAAAAGAAGCTAATAAAGAATCGTAACTAACTCACTAAAGATTCAGCACTGACCTTAGTCAACTCTCGAATCTGCTCAATCAAATTGTTAATACCATCAGTATTGAGGCGATAACTGATGGGATGGGCAATCAGTCGTGCTGTACTCTCATACAAAATGTCAATTTCAATCAAGCCATTCTCTTTTAAGGTACGACCTGTGGACACCAAATCCACAATTGCCTCCGACATCCCGGTAATTGGACCAAGTTCAACAGAACCGTAGAGGGGGATAATTTCTACTGGCAAATCCAGGTTATTGAAATATTCCCGAGCACAGTGAACAAACTTGGAGGCTACGCGACCATGAGCTGGCAAATCCAAAGGGCTTCGATAAGAGCTAGCTGCACGAACTGCCAATGACATCCGACAATAACCAAAGTGTAAGTCACCTAAAGTAGCCACTGCCGGGGTTTTTTCCCGTAGCACATCGTAACCAACTATCCCCAACTGAGCTTGACCATATTCGACGTAAACCGGTACATCTTGAGCTCGTACCAGTAGAGCTTGAGCAGTTTGACTGGGGTCTTGAATCTGGAGTTGGCGGTTGGCGGAGTCTAGGAAGGTACTAAAGTCTAAGCCAACGGATTGCAGTAGCTTGATGCTGTCTTTTAGGAGTGCGCCTTTGGGTAATGCGATGGTAATCATATGGGGAGCTTCGGGAGCTTTGGGAGGGGGTAAATTAGTTCACTGATCAGATCAACTATACCTGTAGAAGCTCCATTATAGAAGCCCGTGCTCCTCAAATTACCACCAACCCGATCATGTCCAGTTGAATAATTATGATTCCGGGGGGTACGTCATTAGCTATTTGTTAAACCTTTAAATCAGGAATCAGCTCTAGCACAGTTTTTTTAATAAAATCCCGCTGATAAAAGTCAGGATTAACAATCCTTCGATTCCAGACCACAATGTCTAAATCTATACAGCGCGGTCTATTTTTATTGGCTTGCTTTACCCGCCCTTGGTCAATTTCGTTAGGTGCGCTTTCCGTTGGCGAATTAAATTCGCCACGGGTCGCACCTCTTGTTTAAGTTTTTGACGAAAGGTCTCAAAACTGTCTTCTGTATGAATTAAAAAGGCACCATTTATAAAATTATGTTGCTCAGTAAAGCCTATGGTTTTTGTTATGTAAAAGCGATATTAATTAACAAGAATATCAGGGTTTGATAAGTTATATATAGCGACTTTTATATTTTTATGAGTTTCAAGGTTAGAGCCAACAATTACTACCACTTCATTCACTACCACTTCATTCATCGTTTAGCACTCAATTCTATAGACACAGAATCGGAAAATCGCAAAGCAAAAGGTTTATCAACTTTTACCTTAGCCCATACCGGGGATTTTCCATTACAATATCTAAAATCATCTGGGTTAGCTTTTCTAGTAAATTAAACTCACTTTCTTCCACTGCTTTAATTACACACTTGCTTAGGGTTTTATAATTTAGGGTATCTTCAACGCGATCGCTTTACCAATCCTTTTGGTTCCACCTGTAACCAATGCCCAAGCCATACTGGTTTGTCTTTCTATGCCTTAAATTATAATTACCCTTTGATGAATTTTATCTTAACTAAGATAGTATAATTAAGTAGGTGGGCATAAATAAACGTTAAAAATAAAAATAGTAAAATGAAGCGGAAAGCCTTTATTTAAGGGGTTTTAATCATTTTGAATCTCAATCGCTTTTTTACTGATAATTAAGCCCACCTACTTAGTAGCTTGTCGTGTCTATCAATGACTTGGCTGTTAACTACAGGTAGTAGGCTTCGTTAATAACCCAAGCTACAGATAAAGTCGCTGCGTAAGTCCTATAATTGTGTTGATAGTCAACCGTCAACCGTCAACTATCAACAAAATCAATGCGTATCCTTTTAGTAGATGATGAAATTGAGCTGACTGACCCCCTGTCTCGGGTATTAACTCGTGAAGGTTACACTGTAGATGTGGCTTACAATGGTGCCTCAGGAAATGAGTTAGCTTGCGTTGGCGCTTATGACTTGTTAATCTTAGACTGGATGCTACCGCACATGTCTGGGTTAGAAATTTGCCAACAAATGCGATCGCATGACACCACTACCCCAGTTCTTTTTCTAACCGCCAAGGACACTGTAGATGACCGAGTGATGGGATTAGATGCTGGTGCTGACGACTATCTAGTTAAACCATTTGAACTGCGGGAGTTACTCGCTAGAGTCCGGGCTCTGCTTCGGCGTTCTGCTGCGACTGATGCCAATCCCAGCCAGCGGTTACGGGTTGGACAAATAGAATTAGACTTAACCAATCAAATAGCTTATCGCCACGGACGCCCAATTGAGCTATCGGAAAAAGAAAGCCAACTGCTAGGGTACTTCATGAGCAATGTTGGTCTATTATTATCCCACAAGCAAATTTATCAACATTTGTGGCCATCTGAGGAAATCCCAAAAAGTAACAATTTAGCTGCTCTAGTTCGTTTGTTGCGTCGCAAAATCGAAGTTAAGGGTTCCGCCCCCCTGATCCATACAGTTTATGGTAAGGGTTATCGGTTTGGTTGATTGTTATTTGTTAATAAATAATTTAACTTATTTATTGATGAGCCTGACTACAGGGGCTAAAGGAAATGCGATGCAGCCGACATGGTCCGTATTTTTGCAGTGCTAACCGATGCTTTTTGGTACCATAGCCCATGTTGGCTGTCAAATCATACTCTGAATACTTGGTAGCTAGACGAATGATTAAATCATCACGCCACACCTTGGCTACAATACTGGCCGCTGCAATATGAAGCGATCGCTGATCCCCCTTTACTAGATTTCGTTGTGCTATCGGTAAATCTGGCAACCCGTGTAACCCATCAATCAGACAAATATCGGGCTTAACTTTTAATTTAAGCACAGCCCGTTTCATAGCTAACAATGAGGCTTGTAAGATATTGAGCTGGTCAATTTCTGCACTAGTGGCATAACCAATAGTCCAATCCAGTGCCAATCCCTGAATTTCTTGAGACAGCCTTTGGCGTCGTTTCCGGGACAACTTTTTACTATCTTTAACGCCAGCTATAGCCAGTTGTGCCAGGACAGATACAGGTAAAATCACTGCTGCTGCCACAACTGGACCAAATAAGGCACCTCGCCCTACTTCATCTACTCCAGCCACTAAGGAAGGAGTACCGGATTGATCCGGTAACTCAAACACTTCAGTGACTTTGTCCGTTGTCATTTATCTGCTGAAGAGCGGCGACGGCGGCGGCGCACGATGGGGGGACTGTTAATGGTGCCATTTGGACTACTGAGTTGATCAGATCCAGTTTCTGGAATTGGTGTGGCAGCACTAGATTCCACCAAGTCTGATTCGTCTAACTCTAGCTGATCGTCGATGGAGGATTGACTATTAGTTGAATCGGTAGTTGAATCGGTAGTTGAATCGGTAGTTGAATTGGATAATTCTTCTTCATTATCCTCGATTTTTTCTCCCGGCAGTAACACTGAGATAATTGCTGACCTAGGATCTTTCACCTCTCGGTCTAAATTTAGTATAGGGGAAATGCCCATCAACGCATAAACATCTTGTTCTTCTGGGCTCATTTCAACCCTGACCAATTCTGGTGGTTCTTTCTCTTGAGCAAACTTGACTAGCTGGGGTTTTTCTACTCCTGAGGTCGATACCTCGGTTTCTGTGATGGCATCAAAGTTGGATGAGACAGAGATCACCCGATTGACTCCCCTAGTAATTGGTTCTTCCCTAATCACCGGGTCATCAATACGACGGCGGCGGCGGCGGCGATTATTTACCGCTCCCCGTTCCTGATAACTGGGGTGATTGAGCAAGTCCAAATCATTATCATTCTCAGAAGATAAGTCTACGGGTTCGGGGAACTGTGGAATGCTTCGCTCCGCCGGTAAGGGGATCGGTGCTAAGGTCTCTAGTGCTTCTGCTTCGACTTCACCGGGAAGATGTGCCAGATGTCCTAAACCGCCACAGGTAGCACAGGTTTTACCAAACAACTCGTAAATATTTTGCCCTTGGCGCTTGCGAGTCAGTTCCACTAAGCCAAGTTCCGAAAGCTGGGCAATCTGTGGTCGGGCTTTGTCCTCTTTTAGGGCTTGATTGAAGTGTTCGAGAACCTGTAACTGATCCCGCCTGGTGTCCATATCAATAAAGTCAACAACGATCACCCCAGCTAGATTACGTAGGCGCAGCTGGCGGGCAATTTCTGTTGCTGCCTCACAGTTAGTCCACAAAACCGTTTCCCGTGCTGTAGCTGAGCGGGTAAAGGAACCAGAGTTCACATCAATTACGGTTAGAGCTTCGGTAGGTTCAATGATAATGTAGCCACCAGATGGTAAATCTACTCTTGGCTTGAGGGCTTCTCGAATTGCAGCATTGACCCGGAAATATCCCAAAATTGGCATGCGATCGCGATGATGGTCAATCAAGACCCCCTCTGGTGCTTGACCTCCGCTCCAGCTCAACAAGTGTTGTTTAACCCGTTTAACTGCAGTACTAGAATCGACCACAATCCGATTAACATCAGCAGTGTACATATCCCGGAGGACACGCTGAATAAAATCATCATCCCGATTAAGTAGGGCTGGTGCTCTGGTAGAGGTTGCTTCGAGCTGGACAGCTTCCCATTGTCTTTGCAGGTTTTCCAAATCTTCCATAATGGCTTCTTCGGCTCTGCCTTCAGCTTCGGTGCGCACCAGCACTCCCATGCCCGATGGTTTGATTAGAATTGCTAGAGCTCTGAGGCGATTGCGTTCACTTTCGCTCTTAATCCGCCGAGACAAGTTCACTCCTCGGCCATAAGGCATCAGCACCAAATAGCGACCGGGTAAACTAATATTACCTGTAAGCCTGGGCCCTTTATTACCAGTAGGTTCTTTCATCACTTGCACCAACACCTTCTGCTGGGGAGTCAGCAGTTCGGTGATCGCACCAGACCGGCGTTTCAAGCGCAATGGTCCTAAATCTGTCACATGAATAAAACCATTGCGATCAGGATCCCCAATGTTGACAAATGCTGCATCAATACCCGGTAAGACATTTTCTACAATGCCGAGATAAATATCACCGACCTGGTGATTACCGGTGGCAACTACTAGTTCTTGAATTTGATCTTCCCAAAATACAGCAGCAAGTTG includes:
- a CDS encoding Rne/Rng family ribonuclease translates to MPKQIIIAEQHQLAAVFWEDQIQELVVATGNHQVGDIYLGIVENVLPGIDAAFVNIGDPDRNGFIHVTDLGPLRLKRRSGAITELLTPQQKVLVQVMKEPTGNKGPRLTGNISLPGRYLVLMPYGRGVNLSRRIKSESERNRLRALAILIKPSGMGVLVRTEAEGRAEEAIMEDLENLQRQWEAVQLEATSTRAPALLNRDDDFIQRVLRDMYTADVNRIVVDSSTAVKRVKQHLLSWSGGQAPEGVLIDHHRDRMPILGYFRVNAAIREALKPRVDLPSGGYIIIEPTEALTVIDVNSGSFTRSATARETVLWTNCEAATEIARQLRLRNLAGVIVVDFIDMDTRRDQLQVLEHFNQALKEDKARPQIAQLSELGLVELTRKRQGQNIYELFGKTCATCGGLGHLAHLPGEVEAEALETLAPIPLPAERSIPQFPEPVDLSSENDNDLDLLNHPSYQERGAVNNRRRRRRRIDDPVIREEPITRGVNRVISVSSNFDAITETEVSTSGVEKPQLVKFAQEKEPPELVRVEMSPEEQDVYALMGISPILNLDREVKDPRSAIISVLLPGEKIEDNEEELSNSTTDSTTDSTTDSTNSQSSIDDQLELDESDLVESSAATPIPETGSDQLSSPNGTINSPPIVRRRRRRSSADK